A stretch of Monomorium pharaonis isolate MP-MQ-018 chromosome 7, ASM1337386v2, whole genome shotgun sequence DNA encodes these proteins:
- the LOC118646778 gene encoding uncharacterized protein LOC118646778: protein MIPPFDPSKNNLTVDKWIEHVNDLAEQYDWEDRNIMRLIATRLKGHARQWYDARPRLAITWTEMKKALKRQFRKSVPFAKLFRETANYESAPGQALGDYSFQKLNKMRKLNIEIPDEYLIDAVIDGVTDKGIARTIRSAQHRNADRLYAYMTTLDCIPAGSSKGRNVSGVRPDQQDQSAKSSERVGKNDENAKLTNNNSTVKGDRARSRGKCFNCGKVGHIAKACRKPRVECERCHCLGHISDQCPKQKDANAVKADIARNSYKLTMTINGHKISGLIDTESSSTLLRASIVEEHDMAVVTTREVVLRGFAEHDDEQSVDAL from the coding sequence ATGATTCCGCCGTTTGATCCATCGAAGAATAATTTAACGGTCGATAAATGGATCGAGCACGTGAACGACCTGGCGGAACAGTACGATTGGGAGGATCGAAATATAATGCGTTTGATCGCAACCCGGCTGAAAGGACACGCACGGCAATGGTACGACGCGCGGCCACGGCTGGCTATCACATGGACAGAGATGAAAAAGGCGTTGAAGCGGCAGTTCCGTAAGTCTGTTCCATTCGCGAAGTTGTTCCGGGAGACCGCAAATTACGAAAGTGCGCCCGGTCAAGCACTTGGCGATTACAGCTTCCAGAAACTGAATAAAATGCGTAAATTGAATATCGAAATACCCGACGAGTATCTCATCGACGCGGTAATTGACGGGGTCACAGATAAAGGCATTGCGAGAACAATTCGTTCCGCGCAGCACCGGAACGCGGACAGACTATATGCATATATGACGACGTTGGATTGCATTCCGGCGGGAAGTAGCAAAGGGAGGAATGTGTCGGGCGTCAGGCCCGACCAGCAAGACCAATCAGCAAAATCTTCGGAACGCGTAGGCAAAAATGACGAGAACGCTAAGCTGACGAACAATAACAGTACCGTAAAGGGCGATCGGGCCAGATCAAGGGGCAAGTGCTTCAATTGCGGAAAAGTCGGCCATATCGCGAAGGCGTGTCGCAAGCCACGTGTCGAGTGCGAACGCTGCCACTGTTTGGGCCACATTTCGGATCAGTGCCCGAAACAAAAGGACGCGAACGCGGTAAAGGCGGATATCGCGCGCAACTCGTACAAGCTGACGATGACTATAAATGGCCATAAGATTTCCGGATTGATTGACACGGAAAGTAGTAGCACGCTACTACGTGCGTCTATCGTCGAAGAGCACGACATGGCCGTAGTGACGACGCGGGAGGTCGTTTTGAGAGGTTTCGCAGAACACGATGACGAGCAATCAGTCGACGCgctgtga